A single Lolium perenne isolate Kyuss_39 chromosome 6, Kyuss_2.0, whole genome shotgun sequence DNA region contains:
- the LOC127307671 gene encoding protein BIIDXI: MALPAMVGSVLLLLLCATCRLALGITDGLLPNGNFERGPRASELRGTQVVGTSSIPSWRTSGFVEYIPSGRKQGGMVLVVPEGAYAVRLGNEAFIAQRLRGAVPGARYSLTFSAARTCAQAEVLNVSASGQSGVLPMQTMYSSNGWDSYAWAWVASADEVEVVIHNPGVTEDPACGPLIDSVAIKTLTSPRRTNKNLVKNGDFEEGPYIIPGTTKWGVLIPSRMVDEHSPLPGWMVESLKAVKYIDSDHFAVPRGRRAVELLAGRESAIAQVIRTMPGKQYALSFSVGDASNACHGSLMVEAYAGRESAKVAYDSAGKGGAAKRAVLPFRAASSRTRVLFFSSFYSTRSDDMSSLCGPVIDDVAVVSVRARVPKRA, translated from the exons ATGGCATTGCCCGCCATGGTTGGGTCAGTGCTCCTGCTGCTGCTCTGCGCAACCTGCAGATTGGCGCTCGGAATCACGGACG GTCTGCTGCCGAACGGCAACTTCGAGCGCGGGCCGCGGGCGTCGGAGCTGCGGGGGACGCAGGTGGTGGGCACGTCGTCGATCCCGTCGTGGCGGACGTCGGGGTTCGTGGAGTACATCCCGTCGGGGCGGAAGCAGGGGGGCATGGTGCTGGTGGTGCCGGAGGGCGCCTACGCCGTGAGGCTGGGCAACGAGGCCTTCATCGCGCAGCGCCTCCGCGGCGCGGTCCCCGGCGCGCGCTACTCGCTGACCTTCAGCGCGGCGCGGACGTGCGCGCAGGCGGAGGTACTCAACGTGTCCGCGTCCGGCCAGTCCGGGGTGCTCCCCATGCAGACCATGTACAGCAGCAACGGCTGGGACTCGTACGCCTGGGCCTGGGTCGCCAGCGCCGACGAGGTCGAGGTCGTCATCCACAACCCCGGCGTCACCGAGGACCCCGCCTGCGGCCCCCTCATCGACTCCGTCGCCATCAAGACGCTCACGTCCCCTCGCCGCACCAACA AGAACCTGGTGAAGAACGGTGATTTCGAGGAGGGGCCATACATCATCCCGGGGACAACCAAGTGGGGCGTGCTGATCCCGTCGCGGATGGTGGACGAACACTCGCCGCTGCCGGGGTGGATGGTGGAGTCGCTCAAGGCCGTCAAGTACATCGACAGCGACCACTTCGCGGTGCCGCGGGGCCGTCGGGCCGTGGAGCTGCTGGCGGGCAGGGAGAGCGCCATCGCGCAGGTGATCCGCACCATGCCGGGGAAGCAGTACGCGCTGTCCTTCAGCGTGGGGGACGCCAGCAACGCCTGCCACGGGTCGCTCATggtggaggcctacgccggcagGGAGTCAGCCAAGGTGGCGTACGATTCGGCGGGGAAGGGCGGCGCCGCCAAGCGCGCCGTGCTCCCGTTCCGCGCCGCGTCGTCGCGCACGCGCGTCCTGTTCTTCAGCTCCTTCTACAGCACCAGGAGCGACGACATGAGCTCGCTCTGCGGGCCGGTGATCGACGACGTCGCTGTCGTCAGCGTGCGTGCGCGTGTGCCGAAGCGCGCATAG